ACAATGTGGTTAAGCCGTGCATCATGCCCATGGTGAGAACCCGTCAGCCGGCACGAATCATCACAATGTCTTCCGTCTCAGGCCTAATTGGTAACCGCGGACAGGTGAATTACTCAGCCGCTAAAGCGGGAATTATTGGCGCCACTAAAGCACTTGCAGTGGAATTGGCGAAACGAAAAATTACCGTGAACTGTGTTGCCCCGGGAATGATCGATACCGATATGGTCGAAGACATTCCCAAAGAGGTGGTTAAACAGATGATTCCTGCTCAGCGCGTTGGCCAAGTTCATGAAGTTGCCGCGGCGGTAGAGTTCCTGCTCAGCGATGACGCTAGTTATATTACTCGTCAGGTGATATCGGTAAATGGAGGGCTCTGTTAATGGCTCATCGTGTGGTGATTACAGGCATGTCGAGTGTTTCGCCGCTCGGTGAAGATTGGCTTGATATCAGCAAGAAGCTCAAAACAGTGGAAAATGCGATTCAACATTTCCCGAGTTGGAGTGAATACGAAGGTTTATACACCCAGCTAGGCGCTCCAGCCATCTTTAGCGATCCAGGATTCAGCCGCAAGCAGATGCGAGGAATGGGCCGCGTAGCGTTACTATCGGTGGCCGCAACGCAAAGAGCATTGGAAGATGCAGGCTTAGCAGAGAGCGAAGCGATCCAAGATGGCTCGATGGGTGTGTCCTTTGGATCTTCAGCAGGTGCTGAACAGGGGCTCATGGACTTCGGCAATATGTTGGTCACTAAGTCTACCGGCACGCTCAATGCCAGCTCCTATATTCGTATGATGGCGCACACTGCGCCCGTTAATATCGGCGTATTCTTCAAGCTAAAGGGGCGCGTAATTACCACGAGCTCAGCCTGTACTTCCGGTAGTCAGGGAATCGGCTATGCCTACGAAGCGGTGCGTGAAGGCAAACAGCGCTGGATGGTCGCTGGTGGCGCAGAGGAAATTTCGCCCAGTTACGCAGCGGTATTTGATACTCTCTATGCGGCAAGTACACTGAATGAAGCACCATCGGAGACACCAAAACCCTTCGATGCGCATCGGGATGGTTTAGTTACTGGCGAAGGCGCGGGTTCACTTATTCTAGAAAGTTTAGAATCGGCACAGGCCCGAGGGGCGAAAATTTATGCTGAAATTGTTGGTTTTGGCACCAATTCCGATGGTTCTCACATTACGCAGCCCAACCAAGAGACCATGCAAATTGCAATGGAAATGGCGCTAAAAGACGCTCAACTCAAAGCTGGCGATATCGGCTATGTTAACGCTCATGGCACCGCTACAGATCGCGGCGATATTGCTGAAAGTCACGCCACCTTTAATGTGTTCGGTGACTCAGTACCCATTTCATCACTCAAAAGTTATATGGGGCACACACTTGGTGCCTGTGGCGCGCTTGAGGCAATTTTTTCTATCAATATGATGAACGAGGGCTGGTTCTGCCCCACCGTTAACTTAAGTGAAGTTGACCCTAAGTGTGCGCCGCTAGACTTTATTCGCGATGAAATTCGCTGGCTCAACACAAATTATATTATGAGTAATAATTTTGCCTTTGGCGGCATCAATACCTCGCTGATATTTAAGCGGTATGAAGACGCTTAGGCGCTTTACGTTCATTCTGACACTACCTCTCTGGGTAGCGTCAGCGCTCGTTCACGCCAATAACTTCGATGTTCACTCTCTGGTGTTGAACGTGGGCGGTGGAAAGCAATTCGATGCGTCTCAAGATAACCAACTCGTTGCGTTCGATGTGGAGTGGTGGGCTTGGAATCGTTCACCCAGACAAACGCTTTCTATTGGCTCGTCGGTGGCGCAATGGCGTACCAACGCGAATATGGGCGCGAAGGTGGTGAATGTTGTGTCAATCTATCCGCAGCTAACACTCTACTACCCTCAGGATTTTCCGGTAGGGAAAGTCTTCTTTCAGGTACGGGCACTCGGCCCAAGTTGGCTCTCAGAAAACGCTTTGGGTGATCGTCATCAAAGCCGCAATTTCGCGTTTAATGCACGTTTAGCAGCTGGGATAGTCACGCCTAATGACTGGATTATTTCGCTTAGCTATCAA
This DNA window, taken from Umboniibacter marinipuniceus, encodes the following:
- a CDS encoding 3-ketoacyl-ACP reductase FabG2 — protein: MTKTVLVTGSSRGIGKGIALRLAKAGYDVVVHYVASASSAEAVVEEIRQLGATARLLRFDVSDRSATQAVLEADMEEHGAYYGVVANAGIARDNAFPAMSDEDWDAVMETNLDGFYNVVKPCIMPMVRTRQPARIITMSSVSGLIGNRGQVNYSAAKAGIIGATKALAVELAKRKITVNCVAPGMIDTDMVEDIPKEVVKQMIPAQRVGQVHEVAAAVEFLLSDDASYITRQVISVNGGLC
- a CDS encoding beta-ketoacyl-ACP synthase yields the protein MAHRVVITGMSSVSPLGEDWLDISKKLKTVENAIQHFPSWSEYEGLYTQLGAPAIFSDPGFSRKQMRGMGRVALLSVAATQRALEDAGLAESEAIQDGSMGVSFGSSAGAEQGLMDFGNMLVTKSTGTLNASSYIRMMAHTAPVNIGVFFKLKGRVITTSSACTSGSQGIGYAYEAVREGKQRWMVAGGAEEISPSYAAVFDTLYAASTLNEAPSETPKPFDAHRDGLVTGEGAGSLILESLESAQARGAKIYAEIVGFGTNSDGSHITQPNQETMQIAMEMALKDAQLKAGDIGYVNAHGTATDRGDIAESHATFNVFGDSVPISSLKSYMGHTLGACGALEAIFSINMMNEGWFCPTVNLSEVDPKCAPLDFIRDEIRWLNTNYIMSNNFAFGGINTSLIFKRYEDA
- a CDS encoding acyloxyacyl hydrolase, with product MKTLRRFTFILTLPLWVASALVHANNFDVHSLVLNVGGGKQFDASQDNQLVAFDVEWWAWNRSPRQTLSIGSSVAQWRTNANMGAKVVNVVSIYPQLTLYYPQDFPVGKVFFQVRALGPSWLSENALGDRHQSRNFAFNARLAAGIVTPNDWIISLSYQHISNAGWSRTNDGWDSPINLAIGRRF